In the Quercus lobata isolate SW786 chromosome 5, ValleyOak3.0 Primary Assembly, whole genome shotgun sequence genome, one interval contains:
- the LOC115989337 gene encoding uncharacterized protein LOC115989337 yields the protein MSSSEADEVLFIYIVAASHAVSLVLIQMDNGIQQSVYYVSKSLHEAELHYLPLEKAILAMVQATRKLPHYFQAHTVIVLTQLPLKSILRSADYTGRVAKWGTILGAFDIKYMSCISVKGQVLADLVAKFAEASLEEEAGAQGMDKKSVGAISLQGPTCWKVYGDGAANQRGSKVGQVLISPERITIEKSLRLGFSATNNEAEYEVLLEGMSMVQKLGRKAVNMFSDSRLVVGQVNGELEVRDEIMQEYLDQAKCLRSRFDSFSLLYIPRSGNTHANFLATLATFSAQSLPQVILVEDLYKPSMTKREVIHVHHVRVGPSWMDPLVLFLKEDILPEEKTEAEKIRRNASRFWLSEDQKLYKRSFSGPYLLCVHLEASELILEELHERICGSHTEGRFLSHRAITQGY from the coding sequence ATGTCCAGTTCTGAGGCCGACGAAGTCTTGTTCATCTACATCGTTGCAGCCTCTCATGCAGTAAGCTTAGTACTGATACAAATGGACAACGGCATACAACAATCAgtctattacgtgagcaaaTCATTGCATGAAGCAGAGCTCCACTACCTACCACTAGAAAAGGCTATCCTAGCGATGGTTCAAGCTACacgaaagcttccccattacttccaggcacacacagttATCGTTCTAACCCAACTTCCACTCAAGTCCATACTTCGGAGTGCTGATTATACAGGGAGAGTTGCTAAATGGGGCACgattctaggggcttttgacatcaagtacatgtCTTGTATCTCCGTCAAGGGCCAAGTCCTTGCAGATCTGGTGGCTAAATTTGCTGAAGCCTCGCTAGaagaagaagcaggggcacaaGGCATGGATAAAAAATCAGTTGGCGCAATCTCTCTACAAGGGCCCACATGCTGGAAAGTATATGGTGATGGCGCAGCAAACCAAAGAGGCTCTAAAGTGGGGCAAGTTCTGATTTCCCCTGAAAGGATTACCATCGAAAAATCACTAAGACTAGGCTTCTCGGCCACGAATAATGAGGCTGAATATGAAGTCTTACTGGAGGGAATGTCCATGGTTCAAAAATTAGGCAGAAAAGCAGTAAACATGTTCTCAGACTCAAGACTGGTCGTTGGCCAAGTAAATGGGGAATTAGAAGTAAGAGACGAAATAATGCAAGAATATTTAGACCAAGCTAAGTGCCTACGATCACGCTTTGATTCTTTTAGCTTACTGTACAtccctagaagtggaaacacacatgCCAACTTCTTGGCCACGCTTGCCACCTTCTCAGCTCAAAGTTTACCACAGGTCATCCTTGTGGAAGATTTATATAAACCCTCAATGACGAAGAGAGAAGTGATCCATGTCCACCACGTCAGAGTGggacctagctggatggaccctttGGTACTATTTCTAAAAGAAGACATCTTGCCCGAAGAGAAGACTGAAGCTGAGAAGATACGAAGAAACGCTTCTCGGTTTTGGCTATCCGAGGACCAAAAGTTGTATAAACGCTCTTTTTCCGGaccatacttgctctgcgtaCACCTTGAGGCCTCAGAACTAATCCTAGAGGAATTACACGAGagaatttgtggaagccatactgAAGGCAGGTTCTTATCTCATAGGGCCATCACCCAAGGCTACTAG